Genomic window (Pirellulaceae bacterium):
TCAAGGATAAATGATTCGCCAGCCACTGTGTTTTCGCCTGCGATGTAGATCGCTACATCGCGAGCTGCATCCAATTCTTCTGTATTGCCAATCGTGTGGCTGGCGGCGCGTGCGGCAGCATCGGTACCATGTTGTAATTCGGAGCGGACGGAATGCATGTAGGCAATGTCGATGGTAAAGGCCGCAGCTGCCACCAGCATCGCCATCAGGAAAGCGGTCATCAGAATGATCGTACCTGCTCTCTGACGGTGTCGGTTTGCAAAACCGAATTGGCTTGGCATTCGAGTTGCGTGGGGCATGGATCTACTCCTTAAGCATGGTGACGTGGGCTTGAGGTGTCTTGTCGATGTACCAGAACCCGAGCAGGCAGTTTTGCGAGAACGGGGCTGTCACTGTCACCGTGAGAGGCATACCAGCAACAAGGTCGGCTTCCGCGACCGAAAAATCAATGGAAGATCCATTGATGTCGCGGTCGAAAATCAATTGATCGTACTGTTGTTCCGCTAAGGCGTAGGTGCCTTTTTTTCGCGTTGCGATTTTGGCCGTTTCGTAAGCGGCCACCGAAAGCGACTGCTTCAAGTGAATCATCGTGCAGAGTTCAATGGGCACGATCGAAAAAAACATGACGAACGGCAGGACCACAGCCAATTCGGTCACCGCAATCCCGTTTCGTCGGCGACTGAATTTGAAACGACGCATGCGAATTCCTCGTTTGGCAATCATCGATAGTGAAGGGAATGCGAGGTGAGGTGAATAGGGTTGCATTCATAAACTGGAATTGGATCGACTGTTAAATGAATATGCTATTTTGCGTCCTGCGCCAAATTAGATTGGTCGGAGCTGAAGACCGT
Coding sequences:
- a CDS encoding TadE/TadG family type IV pilus assembly protein: MRRFKFSRRRNGIAVTELAVVLPFVMFFSIVPIELCTMIHLKQSLSVAAYETAKIATRKKGTYALAEQQYDQLIFDRDINGSSIDFSVAEADLVAGMPLTVTVTAPFSQNCLLGFWYIDKTPQAHVTMLKE